The genomic segment AGTGTGCATGAGATTGGAACAAGACATAAACCTCGACTTCTCAGATCTTTCTTAGGTTCTTCATTTGCATTTTGATTGTCCGTTGACGAAGACGAAGCTCCTATTCTCTTCATGCACTGATCATTCACCAGCTAAAACCAtgtcacaaaaatataaaagaagtcACTTAAGATGTGTAGCATTGATTATAACAGAGTTAACACATATTTTAACACCCTGACTCATATAAAAAGGTTCCGTGTATACACTATTAATCATATTATACAGAAAATACAGTGAGATAGTGCTAATTAGtaataaagagaaaatatttcattgaaGTTTTCCTGAGAAAAAGCATATATAAAAGACCGCCAAAGGAATTTGAAATGCACTTATATGAcgaaaacaattaaacaaataaggaggaaaagttaaatatttaaataaatttagtgaCTTTGTTGGTTTTAACGAACTTTGTTGGTTATAATAATGTAAGGGAGGGTGAAAAAAAGCTGGCCACTGCatcttttaatataattcaACTTTACTTTAAAGAAAACagtagaaaaaggaaaaaagggaaaaaaaatttggaaactaaAGCTGTCCACATTTTAGATTTTGGATTCAATTGATCCAATAAAAAGTATAGTGATTATAATTattagggctgggcaaaataaccgataaccaaataaccgaccgaaaccgaaccgaaaaaaactaaaccgaaccgaaccgaaattcttcaaatacccgaatggttagtaaaaatctatatccaaactaaccgaaaccgaaccgaaccgaaccgacaattaaatggttaaccgaaatatccgaaaacctagaagatatcaaatattatatacttaatattatgcaaaactataaaataaacttaaaatataaattatttctagattcaaaacaattaaatattttaaataatcaatatatgtaaatgttattattttgaatttacaaagttaaatactattttgtaaaattgaatcaatatttttcccttttttgtatttttgttattgtatatttggttaattttggttatattcggttagttttggttatatttggtttatttggttaatgttaatataatttatgttagttatggttatttatttaaataaccaaaccgaaaccgaaccgaaagaaaccgaaccgaactaaaccgaaatttcataaatatccaaatggttactatattactatatccaaaataaccgaaaccgaatacaaccgaaccgaaaccgaatggttaaccgaatgcccaggcctaataaTTATGTTGACCCAAAATAAATTGACGACGTACCTGACCAGGGTCCTCAGGAAATATGCAACTCCTATCTCCTTGCAACTATTCATAAAAACCATAGTTTAAAAGAGAATTAGTATAGTAAATGAGAAAATTTAGTATAGTGTATACACTATATATAGCGTGATGATCTGTGTGTATATATCAGTATGTAAATGAAATTTGGTGCTTACATGTTGTTGGTGCCTCATATTTCCGGAGGCAGTCGTACCAAAGTAAGGATGACTCAGAGCCTGCGACAGttgcaaaaacaacataaatactttatatataatcaCATCAATCAAATATTACTTAACATGGAGAGAACAAAACTTTATACTAACTTTCTTATctctttataatataattttgcttTCACCATCATTATAATTTTCGTCGATCAATGAGTAGTATAATGGTGTTCATACACTGTAACTGTAACTAATAGTATATGCTAATCTATTGATATTACGTGGAGATTGATTTTCACCAATCAGGAAATTTACAGTCGGAGACCTGTTTACCAAAACTTTGTGATATAAAAGCAAATGGTTTTGAGATAGAAAggtaaattagtaaattaatcaCTTGGATTTCTCTGACACATTGTAATTTCCTAGACGTTAATCATTTTagcatttttaattattcttttactGAAAGCAAAGTGAGAATATTGAGAGTTAGGAAAAGACGAGTCACACCTCAATTTGACTCTGAAGGAATCTAATGTATCCAATAGCTTCCGACAGGACTGAGGCTGTGTCAGTCTGCAAAAGATGGgtaaaaagggaagaaaaatgatttagattaacaaaaaatatctcCAATATTGATGTTAAAAAGTTGATTTGATAAGGGAATATAAGACGGCCTTAATAAATGTATACtttgttaattaaatttatctTTACCTTTCCAAATGGAGATACTAGCTGATGAAGCGCTGCGATTCGGCCTCCTAATTTCTCCTTTCTCACCTTTAATTATCACCATAGATTAATTAATACCATAAAGTAAAAGCTTTCTATATACAGTAGATGTGCATGtgtggttatatttttttactaattaccATGCATAGAGGAAAACGTGCTTACTTAGTAAGTAGAAGTATTTAATAATATTGTACTTTcaataattaacattatatCATCGAATCCAAAGTAATACGAGTCACTTCATTTCTACGTTTCAGTATGTCTATATTCTatagatttaatatataatatctaagGAGAATGTTGAGACTGATTTCagtttgaattttatgaaagaaagagagaaaaggaataatgaagaaggaagaagaagacaaaacaagagagaacaaaagagttacaaaacacaaaaaccacaCAGCTTATTCTGTGCCcattctgttttgtttgcttcttctgttctcctttgtgtttgtgtttttgttttgttattatgaTGTCAGGGAGATAATTTATATACAGAGAAAACGTTATGTAAGCTAACTAAAGTTTCATTGATATAATCAATTAGTTACCTTGAGGGTTGATTGTGACGAAGGAGAAGGTTGAAGCCTTGGCTTCTTATTAGTAGACCCACCAATGTCTACGCTGTTACACTTCATCACAAATAtagataacaaacaaaaacaaagatcaattagtcattaatcaaaaaaattcatagCAAAACTTATTCTGTTTGCGTATTGAATTTAGATCCAAACCTTAAAATAAGACTTGGTTTGTCTTGTTCTTTTTAAATGACGTTTCTAGATTTCACTTTTTCATAGTATATGATGTGTTTactaatttgtatataaattagATCTTATTTCCGAATTTTCTCTCACTATATAgcattatatattaatagtttttttttttttttctgtagttCATGAAAATATCTAAGATATGTGGAAGAAGTGTTACCTCAGAGGCTCGATCCGGAGGAATGTGTCTCCCTTCGGACAAGTGAAGACCATTGTGATTGCTAGAGAAATccaacatattattattattgttgttgttgttgttgttatcatcGTTACTATTGAGgcttgttgtggttgttgtaaCACAAGATTTGTTAGGAGGTGAGTTCGGCGAAGATATGACAtaaccattgttgttgttaatgttACTCTCTTGTTTGATGTCAACCGCCTCCATGGAAGCTTGTTGGTGGCTTAACACTTGTTCTTCCCAATTCTCCAGTCTCATCTTTCCTTGAAAACTATGgtgttgttgttcatcatgaTGATTATGATGGTTCATCATCTccaatctctcttcctctcccatcATCAATCCACCCCTAAAGTTTACAAGAAAATatccataaatattagattgatacttaaaaatatacacacacacatatatatatatacgtatatatgtCATAACAAAAGAGTAATCAAGATTAGGTAGCAACACACGAGAAATAAGACCATGAAGTGAACTAGAACTCGAGTAACACAAGATCATGTCATGTGCCTAGagaatatttttcattttggaatatttatagagggggagagagaaagagagaaggagagttaCAAAAGCAGTTGGCTAAGGCTCCAAGACTCTGGAGGGAGATCATTGCTTTCAAGCCAAGAAGAGATGTTAGGGTTATTAGGCAAAGacgttgaagaagatgaggaagaagaagtcgcCGGAGAGGGCAAGAAGTGCGGCAAAAGAGTCGGCATCATCCGTGGTCGCAGATAATTGTTGTTAGGATTCATATGTGGCGGCAACGGCGCCTGCTGATGACCTATCAACGGTGGTGGTGGCCTCATGCCGCCGCTTACGTTCCACCAATTAGGGTTTCCGGCCGCCATCAGCTGTTGAACCGGCGAACTCTCTAACACACCTCTATTCATCACCttatctctcctctctctctctctctctctctctctcctagaTCTCTTTCTGTTTACTAATCAGAGAGGCTTTGGAAAAACTTGGAGAAGTGTTTGATTCTTTAACTTAAGTAGTTTTAGTTTTCtcggagaagagaaagagaaagaagactCAAAAAACTAACTTAAATTTTTGATCTCATTTGATAACATgtgatgttaatttttttggaatttttttttttgttatttaattttgtctttttcctctctctttttttcgtTCCTTTAATTTcctttctttaaatttattttattttatatatcatatatttactttttccCCATGCTTTTTTCCATGCTTTAGCTTTATCTTAAAGTGGGGCAGAGAAAGGTGGTAGCtacttttattatttaaattaatacatGGGTTGAAAAAAACAAgcagaaaattattttaatatcaaaGGAAAATAATTATTCGAATATTTTATATACGGTGTATAAAATTttcgaatatatataaataatttaataaagttttggGTATATCACACAATTCACAAGTGTCTTGCATCTATGATCTATGCATCCGCCTTTTTCAGTTTTCATCGAATGTACAATTTAACTATATATCCTTTTCATccatatgtttttttccttttcttatccatatgttttcatgtttgaaacttactgatttttttctttcttttcaactaCTAAGATTGCTTCTTTGTTCTAACAGTTACTGTTAAGGCTTTAAATGGTTGTACAGTATGCTCCAGAACAAACTAAAATTGGATTAGTCTGCATTAAATTTACCATTGACCATCGCATACCAGTATGCATTGTTGCATACTAAAAATTTACATACTAGTATACATTTGAGCGTACAACTCCATACCATTATAAATTCACTATTGGTCTGTATTTTTCATTCTACTCCTCAAAGCTCCATACTAATATAAACTCCATACTAATCTGCTCCACACCATAGTTCAATGTTTTGCataccaaaatattaatatgcATTGTACAGTTTACACCATACCTTATAATTATTCAAAGCCTAAGTAATTAGTTATAAATGGCGGCAATGATTATATTCTGGGCCAATACCAAGGTTTTAGTTTGTATAGTAGTATAGGGTACTAGCCGAGCTAACATGTTTTTCCTGATACGTAAACTattacaaacttttaataaaagaaCCACCGCGCGCATTGTCGTATTATATGCCATCTACTTATAAAACCACATTGctaattgatttttgttttgtttttgtataaatgACAGAGACGACACAAATAATTTAGCGTATAGAActgaacttttaaaaaacactgaggaaatataaattatttcattaacaactaaaataaaataaaaatggaaatagaaTCAAAATTGTATAATGCACTTATATTAATCAACTACATGTCTACATTTAATAAATCTCAAATATACTGGTTTCGCAGAGTCGTATAAATGTAAGaaaattaaagacaagaaagattcttctattttatttcaaCGAAAGATTCTGTTTTTGCTGACTAATTAAAAAGTACTGAATTGTGTTGCGTAGGGTTTTCTGTAATTGTAACAATGGAAATACATCTAACGAACTCTGTATTTAACTAGTCTAATTCGTAAAAACGAGTCATAAAGTCGGTAAGCGTCTTTTTAACATCGGATGATCAAATTGctctcaacatttttctttaaagtgttactattttttttgtggttgaaaGGTATAAGAACATCTATGTCTTGATATCATCTCATCGTGGAATAAAGTCACTGTGGatttgtaatattaatatattaattgcaTTTTGAAAACgtattctcaaaaaaatattgtcagtttcatttttttaaaagcatacttaattatttttaaaaacgtaaAGAAACATGTATGGTTTACAAAAGctacatataataattttaaaagactATAATTACCTttactcatttttttgtttttaataataaataacaaaaatatttcaaatcagCAAAAATTTGAACTTTTCATTTTCCACTAAATTCAATCgcaagaagtaatttttatttaacccactatatatgttaaatatatatctttttttttttccttataaatcAATGTACTAAAACATTATATAGTAGTATTTTTGGGATTGTGCGTTAACTTCAGAAAAAGTATATTGCGCGTAATTAAATATGTGCATATATAGTTGCGATTGTAATTGTGTGTATATTATAGACAATTATTCGTTCTTTATTTCACCTATTTAGAGTGGGGCAAACAAAAGCTGAATTTTTAAGTgtggctatatatatatgcaccacCAGTTTAATCGGAGGAGTTTTTTTATAAGAATTATTGAATGTtataaaaattgacaaaaatttcttttttgcCACTCACACAGCCACACACAAGATGACGAGGGCATTGTGTCATATGACGCATACAAAGTAGAACTTGCGTTTTAACTTCTAAGAGCATGAACGtgttataaaaatagaaatctaaTTAATGATAATCctaactaatttttgttttttaatgccTACAAGGAAGAAGACCAACATCTCGAATGAATCAATGTCCTAGGGTTTGGAGATCCCTAATATTCTGTCTCCCAGTGATTTCAATTTCCAAGAAATCCTTGCATagccagaaaaaaacaatacaaatatgCTTACTTATATACGTCGTCTCGTCTTCTGATacggtttttaaaaaatataatatgtgtaGTTTACAGCTACATAAATTGATGCGTATAAAGAACTCATAGCGTTTATTTTGCCTACTCTATATGAATAATCTAGCAGATAAAATCCTCATTTCCAGTTTGATACATACTTATATATAGGATCATGTACCATGGCTAATGGACACTTTTTCACTCTTAAATTATCTATCTAgtataaataatttacaaatattacaCTAACAGGAGATTGGGTAAACGAAAAGATAAGTACATAATTTGGATAAAGTCGACTCATAGCTAATTTTAATCTTAGAATTCACATGGAGGTAATGAGTACATTCGTATTCTAACATTAACTATAGTTAATACTTACTCAAAACTAATGTAGGATTTGGATaaggttattaaaaaaaaaggggtagGATTTGGATACACTAAGTCTCTAATCTTGGCATTGACCCAAATCCAAGTTTTACAACAAGGAAACGGATTTGGATACTAAAAGTTTTACAACATGCGTTATTTTCTTACGATTTTTTTGGTAGCTAGATTAGCTCCATTTTGTTGCACTATTATTTCAAATGTGATTTAATACTTTTTACTATTTGAAATTGAGAACATACTTGATGGCCGACTAAATGACACCCTAATACACAACACACAAGAAATAAAAGGAATCGAACTCGGATATTGATTAATAACCCAACACATATATCACTCATAGACGGAATACATACATATTAACCTttgaaactatttttaaaaataattcgAAGGTTAAACAAGTGAAACAATCTATTGCGAACCTTATTAATTTGGTCCACAGTCAAATTGGTCCTTCCGATTCaaatagggttttctttttaacaCGCTTCCAAAATCTTTGTCGGAGAGGATATGTCGTTTCTTCCCATATTTATTCTCTTccttatttaatgttttcttagttcttcttcttttattatttaatgcTTGCAAACAAACACCTAGCAACAAATTCCTCTTTCTTGTCTTCCTCCATCTCccctattttattttgtattcaaAATTATTTCCATACTCTTTAAATTTGAGCtctaattatttattactatatatgttcaaattcgtatattatatattgttgataaaagaaaacgaaaaaaaatatatatttgattatttatgtATAGTCATTTATTTAAGAAGACTAAAATTGGAGGTAAATAACAGAATCTAATACGGTTAAATTTGATAGTAACGTGGGTTGAttggattataatttataactcgTAGCTATGGTTGTGATAccttttttttgggcaaagtGATATAGTACTTATGTACCACAAAAGTGAatgaatatatgaaaaagtaactaaaacaaaactatatatacagtcaaacatacacatatatattaatatatatgttataaactCTTTTACTTACGTAAGAGATTTTTGAGACGTTTTGTGGGATATGTACCCGTATGTCTTTGtagtttatgtatataattGAACGATCACAATCCAcaagaattttcaaaattagcttccatttgttttgtaaagtaaGCAATACTATACTTTCTGAGTAGAAGATAAAATCCGTCTACAGATAATTACAAAATGTACGTACGC from the Camelina sativa cultivar DH55 chromosome 12, Cs, whole genome shotgun sequence genome contains:
- the LOC104730428 gene encoding transcription factor bHLH68 isoform X1; the protein is MNRGVLESSPVQQLMAAGNPNWWNVSGGMRPPPPLIGHQQAPLPPHMNPNNNYLRPRMMPTLLPHFLPSPATSSSSSSSTSLPNNPNISSWLESNDLPPESWSLSQLLLGGLMMGEEERLEMMNHHNHHDEQQHHSFQGKMRLENWEEQVLSHQQASMEAVDIKQESNINNNNGYVISSPNSPPNKSCVTTTTTSLNSNDDNNNNNNNNNNMLDFSSNHNGLHLSEGRHIPPDRASECNSVDIGGSTNKKPRLQPSPSSQSTLKVRKEKLGGRIAALHQLVSPFGKTDTASVLSEAIGYIRFLQSQIEALSHPYFGTTASGNMRHQQHLQGDRSCIFPEDPGQLVNDQCMKRIGASSSSTDNQNANEEPKKDLRSRGLCLVPISCTLQVGSDNGADYWAPALGSAGFH
- the LOC104730428 gene encoding transcription factor bHLH68 isoform X2 produces the protein MNRGVLESSPVQQLMAAGNPNWWNVSGGMRPPPPLIGHQQAPLPPHMNPNNNYLRPRMMPTLLPHFLPSPATSSSSSSSTSLPNNPNISSWLESNDLPPESWSLSQLLLGGLMMGEEERLEMMNHHNHHDEQQHHSFQGKMRLENWEEQVLSHQQASMEAVDIKQESNINNNNGYVISSPNSPPNKSCVTTTTTSLNSNDDNNNNNNNNNNMLDFSSNHNGLHLSEGRHIPPDRASECNSVDIGGSTNKKPRLQPSPSSQSTLKVRKEKLGGRIAALHQLVSPFGKTDTASVLSEAIGYIRFLQSQIEALSHPYFGTTASGNMRHQQHLQGDRSCIFPEDPGQCMKRIGASSSSTDNQNANEEPKKDLRSRGLCLVPISCTLQVGSDNGADYWAPALGSAGFH